A region of Salmo salar chromosome ssa17, Ssal_v3.1, whole genome shotgun sequence DNA encodes the following proteins:
- the LOC106575576 gene encoding small integral membrane protein 11, producing the protein MDHMINWKALDNVPLLFYILALKTLVLCLGFAGVKIYQAKKEEAKLKIQRAEQRRIAEQVQELLDNELLDNKKDD; encoded by the exons ATGGACCACATGATCAACTGGAAG gcgTTGGACAATGTCCCTCTGCTCTTCTACATCCTGGCATTGAAGACCCTGGTCTTGTGCCTGGGCTTCGCTGGAGTGAAGATCTATCAGGCTAAGAAGGAAGAGGCCAAGCTGAAGATACAGAGGGCAGAGCAGAGGAGGATAGCGGAGCAGGTGCAGGAGCTCCTGGATAACGAGCTCCTGGACAACAAGAAGGATGACTGA